A window of Halichoerus grypus chromosome 12, mHalGry1.hap1.1, whole genome shotgun sequence contains these coding sequences:
- the GGCT gene encoding gamma-glutamylcyclotransferase, with the protein MANSGCEDVRGQEGESFLYFAYGSNLLTERIHLRNPSAAFCCVARLQDYKLDFGNSQGKTSETWHGGIATIFQSPGDEVWGVVWKMNKSNLSSLDKQEGVKSGTYVPIEVNVYTQEGKEITCRSYQMKNYESAPPSPQYKKVICLGAKENGLPLEYQKKLNAVEPNDYQGEVSEEIEDIIKKGETKVH; encoded by the exons ATGGCGAATTCGGGCTGTGAGGACGTCCGGGGCCAGGAGGGGGAGAGTTTTCTGTACTTCGCCTACGGTAGCAATCTGCTGACCGAGCGGATCCACCTCCGAAACCCGTCGGCCGCGTTCTGCTGCGTGGCCCGCCTGCAG GATTATAAGCTTGACTTTGGCAATTCCCAAGGCAAAACAAGTGAAACTTGGCATGGAGGTATAGCCACCATTTTTCAAAGTCCTGGCGATGAAGTTTGGGGAGTAGTatggaaaatgaacaaaagcaaTTTGAGTTCTCTGGATAA GCAAGAAGGGGTTAAAAGTGGAACATATGTCCCAATAGAAGTTAATGTTTATactcaagaaggaaaagaaataacctGTCGAAGTTATCAGATGAAAAATTATGAGAGTGCTCCGCCATCCCCCCAGTATAAAAAG GTCATTTGCCTAGGTGCAAAAGAAAATGGTTTGCCACTGGAGTATCAAAAGAAGTTAAATGCAGTAGAACCAAATGACTACCAAGGAGAAGTCTcagaagaaattgaagacattATCAAAAAGGGAGAAACAAAAGTTCATTAG